A stretch of DNA from Vulcanisaeta thermophila:
TGAAAATGCGTGGATTTCGTCACGAGAAAGATTAATTAATTCTTAAAACTACAAACCCCAATGTTGCCGGGTAAGAGGGTCGTTAAGTATGATGGGCGATTAACGCATAGGGTTGAAATAGCAGGCTTGGTTAGGGAGTTGCCCGTTGTTTTCATTGGTAAGGTTGAGATAAATGGACTTAACTACAATGCCTGGATAGCCTCTGATGCCGACCTGGTTCTCGGCGATGTTGAGTTCATAGGCGCCGTTGCTAGGGACCTCGCGGAATTATTGAGGGGTTACGACTTCGACATGATAGTCACGCCCGAGTCCAAGTCCATCGCCCTCACCTACGCCCTGGCCCGTGAGCTTGGCCTTCCCTCATTCATTGTGGCCAGGAAGGATGTTAAGTCCTACATGAGGGATTACCTAACGGTTAAGGTTAACTCCATAACCACTGGGAGGGAGCAGGTGTTGGTTATTGATGGGGGTGCCAGGGGTAGGGTTAGTGGTAGGAGGGTTTGCCTATTTGATGATGTGGTCTCGACAGGCAGTACCATGAAGGCCCTGGAGACGTTGATTAAGATGGTTGGTGCTGATGTTGTGTGTAGGGCATCAATATGGCTTGAGGGTCCCTGGGTTAGTGATGATTACGTAATCCACCTGGGTGAGTTGCCCATCTTCGTTGATTCATAGGACTTTAATAGTGAGACAGCTTGGGCTACATGGGGCTCATTAGGCCCACGGCCATGATAAACATGCTCGGGGTACCCTACAATGGGGATTTAATTAATAGGATCCTCTCTATACCGGCCACGGAGGTTTAGTGGTATGGTAAGACCAAGGTGATGCCGAGGCGTAAGATGGGGCATGTTAATACCATGGCCAGCAACATGGGGGAGTTAATGAGGAAGGTGGATTTAATACTGGATTTGATATATGGTGGTGATGTTAGTAAGTACGTACCACCCTGGTATGCGGTCACCTCTTAACCAGGTT
This window harbors:
- a CDS encoding phosphoribosyltransferase family protein, encoding MLPGKRVVKYDGRLTHRVEIAGLVRELPVVFIGKVEINGLNYNAWIASDADLVLGDVEFIGAVARDLAELLRGYDFDMIVTPESKSIALTYALARELGLPSFIVARKDVKSYMRDYLTVKVNSITTGREQVLVIDGGARGRVSGRRVCLFDDVVSTGSTMKALETLIKMVGADVVCRASIWLEGPWVSDDYVIHLGELPIFVDS